The sequence TTGAAATGATCGATGTTGGTCAGTCCAAAATGACTTTTTCATTCTGTAATGGAAATACGTGTATTTCACGTTACCAAGTCATTTATGGTTTCCATGCCTTTAGATATCCAGGTTGTGTTTTAAGAGAGTGATGTTGGTTCTCGTAGAATATGTTCAATTTTCTTCTATATTGTTAaagtgttcttaactatgaagttgttcATGTTTTTAGCTTTATCCTTTGGAAAATAGACACATAAACGGATTCTGGGGATGAGCGTGCtcatcttcaatatgtacccattgttcccctttagtgcatttaactatATGTCTCAAGTAAAAGCTTGGGTGGTGAGGTGATACACTTCcaagtctggaaggttaaaaccaccctcaggctttcatattgttgagtaatggaataacgttatctttatatatttgttgtttgttgaCACTTATTAAGCATCCTAAATATTACATTTTTAATAATCCACAAAGGATTGTTGTAGATTGTGAGTTATTCTTTTTCTTTTTCCTATTTCcattattttgtttttttcccaAGTTATTTTATATCCTGAGATTTTTGAGTATTCTGAAAAGGACTTCAGACATGCCATCTTCTGTATTCAGTGTACAACTGCCTGTACTGGCTTGGCCCTGGTCTGCAAAACCAACAAGGCCTTAATTTGGCTTCTGTCTTGGGTGAGGCGTTAAATACTCAGGCCTGCCGTCCCTTTGCCAAGTCCCTGGCAACCTCATCGGAATACTAATGTTGAAACGGTTACCCGCTGCCCTCAACGTTATGGCCTCTTTTCCCCTTGCCTGCCTGCAACGTTCAGGAGGGACTACCTCGCTTGTTTTCTCCAGGGGAAGTTGACAGACTGTCTACCCAGGGGTCTCCgttgcaataaaaaaaaaaactggaaaCAGAACCCTGCCATCCGTAAAAACAGACTTTGGGAGTGTGGGGTCTCTTAGGGCTGAGAGTCAAAAGTCAAGTCGGACTCAGTGGACACTATGGATTTTAGGGAGAAGTTGTAGGGGAATTGTACTGTTTGCAAAGCAGCTTCAGAAGTAACCTTTCAGTTACAgctgaaatcatttcaaattctatTTCCTGTTTTTGAGAGGGTAAGGGCTAAAATTGGTTATGGGATGGGAAAAAAACATAATAATACATCATCATTCTATTTGTAAGAAAGTAATTAACAATCTGAATGCACGCACATGAATAATATGCATACAAATCATTAAcatttacagtggcaagaaaaacaatgtgaaccttttggaattacctagatttctgcataaattggccatcaagtcacaacaatagacaaacattgtgtgcttaaactaataacacacaaactattgtatttttcttgtctatattgaatacatcatttaaaaattcacagtgtaggtcggaaaaagtatgtgaaccccctaGGCTAATCGCTTCTCCAAAAGCTGAttgagtccaatcaatgagacgagattggagacgttggttagagctgccttgacctataaaaaacactcacaaaatttgagtttgctattcacaagaagcattgcctgatgtgaaccatgcctcggaCAAAAGAGAtgtcagaagacctaagattaagaattgttgagtTACTTGAAGCAGGAAAGGGTTACAaatgtatctctaaaagccttgatgttcatcagtccacagtaagacaaattgtctataaacggagaaagttcagcactgttgctactcttccTAGGAGTTgactgcaaagatgactgcaagagcacagtgcagaatgctcaatgaggttaagaagaatcctagaatgtcagctaaagacttacagaaatctctggaacatgctaacatctatgttgacgagtctacgatacgtaaaacaccaaacaagaatggtgttcatgggaggacaccacggaagaagccactgctgtccaaaaaaaactatttctgcacgtctgaagttttacaaaagtgcacctggatgttccacagcgctactggcaaaatattctgtggacagatgaaactacagttgagttgttaggaaggaacacacaacactatgtgtggagagaaaaaaaggcacagcacaccaacaacAAAAcctcccaactgtaaagtatggtggagggagcatcatggtttgtggctgctttgctgcctcagggcctggacagcttgctgtcatcgacagaaaaatgaaatcccaagtttatcaagacattttgcaggaaaatgttaggctatctgtccgccaattgaagctcaacagaagttgggtgatgcaacaggacaatgacccaaaacacagaagtaaatcaacaacagaatggcttcaacagaagaaaatgcaccttctggagtggcccagtcagtgtcctgacctcaacccgattgagatgctgtggcatgacctcaagagagcagttcacaccagacatcccaagaatattgctgaactgaaacagttttgtaaagaggaatggtccaaaattcctcctgaccgttgtgcaggtctgatccacaactacagaaaacgtttggttgagtttattgctgccaaaggagggtcaaccagttattaaatccaagggttcacatacttttcccaacctgcactgtgaatgtttacacagtgtgttcaataaagacttgTTTGTGTATTATAATTGTTTGTgtattattagtttaagcagactgtgtttgtctattgttgtgacctagatgaagatcaaatcaaattttatgaccaatttatgcagaaatccaggtatttccaaagggttcacatactttttcttgccactgtataggCGCAAGATTTGTATGCGAAAGGAAATTAAATGCACTAAATATACTAACTTAATTGACTAGTAAATGGTGTAAACAAATATGAAAAACTGGGTAACACTTTACTACCTGTTAGACATAACAGGACGATTCCAATGCCGGAGTAAAAACAATTCTTATGAGAGGGCCATGAACAGTACCCAGTAATGCTGTATACTGCTAGAAACCTCAGATTTTCCCTTTTTTTGGTCCTCATTATTTACTATGAGTTGTATTCACTTTTCCAACCACAAGATGTAGTAAATAGTATGAATCGTATGAAAATATTATGATTTCATACGCTATGAACAACCTATTCATGAAAAATGTGCGAATATGGCCTGACATCCATTATGTTTTGGGATAATCTTCATATATTTACAATCAACTTTACAAATGACATCCTATATGATTTTAGCTACCTTATTACTGTAATAAATGATGATAAAACTTGTGGTTAGGGAAAAGTAGCCTTATTTTTGGGTCACGGCTTTTATTCATTCTTGTGTCCCTCCCCTTCTGAAACTCACAAATGTTTTACCATCTCCGCTTTAATCTCCTCTAAAAGTTGTCCATCTGTGAAGAACACAAAGGTTTTGTTTCACATCTACAAATATcttttaaaaaaacaacatttaaacTTGATATAAAACCATTTGTGTTTGTTGTAGAACGATCCCACGGGGCACACGACATCATTTCAAATGTGGATAATtaggtaatatttggttgagatgttgatcaatgagattccaACCTTAAACTTCCAatatgttatcactatgcttttaACCATCTAAAACCACATCCAAATTCCAATCGgaaaacaatgtctgatttttgcttTAGTCGTCACACTTATCACTGCGCGTTCAACTATTTAAAAGTTCAAACgagaatacaatgtcagatatgttgtttatttatacaacagatgAATGTATTATCCccgtgcttcatctaatagcacaaccaaacaACGTGGATTGCAGGTGAGAATACATTTAAAGTACATAGCGCAAGTGATCAGTGCTGttcgagattctgcacagattattatagcaattgtaAAGATCTCCAAAgacctattctttaacttagatttttgtttGAGATGGGGACATAAAATCCCAACATATAAACTAtgaatttgtagacaaactggaataaAAGCCAGAATAAATCAGTGGCACTGACTGACCTATCCAAGCAGAACTATCCAAACTCCtccaaatgttgatatttggttgcacagacaaccaaacacaattcaacatccCAGTTTGTCTACAACTTAATAATTGATATGTCGCATTCACATCTTCATCTCAACCAAACCTCAAAGATAAAGGAAAGGACTAACTCCAATCCAATCAAACGTTAAATGCACTTCAAATAAAGTCACATTTGATTTAGTCCCCTTCTTTCAATGAATCCAACATATTCATAATTAACTTGAAGCCAAGACCTTATTTGTGTTGTCTGTTTTCTGTGGTTGATTTGAATCAGCTCTTGATGACTTTGCAAAAGCCGTAGGCCTAAATAGTATCCTTGATGATATATCACTTATAAAGTACGGTCACATTTAATAttctctgttaaacctaccctttggaatgacttcgatagcaacagtgaatatatttagttattAAGAGACCTCTCAATCATTCTcatgatagcacattggtaatagtcagtgacaaaGCAGGGAGACAGTGACAAAGCAGGGAGACAAAATGaatagctgtagatagatcagtaggaggtgctgcccaacCTATAGTTTTTTCACTGAGAGTGAATTTTACGTTGAAGATCTAACGTTGTTTCAAAAGGTCCAAATTCAACATATCTAATACAAGGTTCCAGCTTCCAGTGGCTGTGGATATGTAACCTGGTACCCCAGGTTATTCTGAGGCGAACTCAATTCAATGACATAATAACGTACGCCCCCAGAATTGCGGCGTTTACGCTTAACCGGTTAAATCCTGAAGGTATAATGCGTTATGATGTGgttataatgcattgtaagaGCATGCATGACCCCCCCGTGTGTTACCAAACTCTTGTCTATTTGATCTTACCTTGACATGGCCTTCCTTCACCTCCCCGTACTGGACGTGTTTCCTCAGGTGGTTACAGATGGCTCTGAGAGTAGGGTGGACCTCCACACAGAAGTTACACCTGTAGCCGATCGGTGCTTTGTCAGCATCACTCACCAgctaaaagaaaagaaaaagggaAGGAAAGGGTGGTAAATCTAACAGCCTTACACTCATTCCACTGATATTCTCTATAACTGATTTCATTTCTAACGATAAAACTTTAAACATCAATACTATGTGTAACATTACTATGTTAGCCCAATACAGTGAAAATGCTTCATATACTGTTGGTTATTATTCACAGTCTCATTCTCATTCTAGTCCAAAACAATGGCCTCATCTAGTATTGTACTGCGATGATAAATCACCATCATTTTGTAAACTCTTCTACTCACTTTCTCAGGCTTTGTCTCCGGTGGCTCGGACGACTTCTGCTTGCTAAggagctgtttcctcctctcttgCCGCATCGCCCTCTTCTGGAACTCCTCGTTATGGTTCATCAGGTGAGTGCTGAGGAGAGGAAGGCCCAGGAACTTCAACTCGCAGTGGGAACACTGATAGAGTTCTGTCTCCATCCCATCTTCCGTGAGGCTGGGGTGGATGACAAAGTCCTGTTTGTGGTCCTTGCCGCTGTGATGGTCGTTGTAGTGCATGGAGAGAAGTCTCACCGTGCTGAATAGCTGGAAGCATTTTAAACACTTGAAAGGCAGCCACTCGGCAACCTCTCCCTCTGGTTCGGGCTTTGGTTCAACCTCCACCACTTCTGTTACCTCTTCAACATGTTCAGGTTCTTTGGCATAGAGCACAGTGAAGTAGCGTCCGAGCTTGCTGGTGTGTTGCCGCTTGGGGAAGACTCCTGGATGGCGTTTGATGTAGTGTGAAACTATGCTCTTTCTGCTGAAGGCCTGGAACGCACAGAGCGaacactccctcctctccacgGCCAATCGTAGCTCCTCGCTCAGCTCCGACCCTTCAGCCTCCGATGCCACGGGCACCACCACTTTACTGGGCTTCTCCGTCAAAGTCTTGGAGGCTGCCAGGCAATGTGTGTAATAGGCATCAATGTCATGACGTTTCTGGTAATGTGCCGCCAGGCCTTTGCGAATGGGATTGGTGTATGAACAGAGAGCACACTTGAAGACGTTGTTCTTGCCTTCCGGTTGAGCTCTGACGTTGTTGTGCTTGATGCGGTAGTGTCGAGCTATGCCTTTTCTGGTTGAGCAGAAGTACTTGCAGAGCTGACACCTAAACACAGCATGAGTTTCTCCTTTGTTGATAGGGAACTGGGTGAGAGCAAGTTTAAATTCGCTAACCTCTTGTACCTCTGATGATACACTTGTGGCACTGCATTCAGCGACCACCTCATCTTTCACAGTGGAATATGGCACGAGGGAAGGCTTGAACATATCTGAAGCTGGTTGATTGTGATATTTTTCATAGTGAATTTTCAGTTTCTCCAATGTTCCATGAGTGTAAGGACACATTTTGCATCTGTATGCTCCATAACCCTGTCTTTGGGTCTTGCACTTGTCATCCACTTCAGTTATATCTTTAACCTGCTCGATGTCATCCGCAAAGTCCTCAGCGGTGACTTTCACCAACGGATGCCTCTTCTGGTAATGAGTAAGAACTCCATGGATGCGTGAATTCACATATGGACAGTGTCGGCACTTGTAAACCGAACTTGGATTTATATCAGCTTCTTGTGCGAAGTCAGCCGCCTTGACTTTCATGCCTGGGTGTTTTTTGCCATAGTGTGTCAGAAGTCCATGTAGGCTGTTATactcagacagacatacagtgcaCTGGTAGGGGTTGTTGGAGATCGAGTTGCTTGTGTGGGAGAGCCTGGGATGGTATTGGTGGTGTTGGTGCTCTTGAGGTGAGTTAGGGATATCCAGTGGTCCTTCATCGTGAGTAGTTGGAAGAAAAGTGAAAGGTGGTCCTTTAGCCATTGAGGGGTGGACTTTTTCTTGGGATCTTGGACCTTTGATTATGTCCAATAGCACAGACTCATCCCCTTTGACAGCCCAGGGGTGGACAGCTTGGTAGTGGTTGGTAATATCCCAGATGGAGCACGCCTCGAAGGCACAATCTCTGCATTGGTAGTGCTTACTGTCCCCAGCGTTCCCCCCTGGCTGGGAGGCGGTAGTATCAGGCCCGGCCCACAGCTTGCTTGCCATGTACGTGTAGTCAACATTGTGCTCTGGGTGGCGTCTTTGGTAATGCATTAGCAGCCCGTTGGGTTCCGCATGGGAGTAGATGCACCACTCACAGTGATAACCAGCCTCCAGGATGCCATCTTGGTACGCCCAGTGTAAAATGGTCATGGCTGTGGCTTTCACAGTAGGATGATCCTTCTTCAGGTGCTTCTTCAATGCGTAAACGTATGGAGATGTATAAGAGCAGTGCCTGCACTTCAGTGAGCGAAGACATCCGGAGGATGCCTCGGTCTCGGTGGGAGCAGCAGGGGCTATGGCAGAGGCGGCAGTGCCTGACTGGCCCATCTGCGCTCGCTCTCGTTGACTGCGGACCACTGCAGTGTGCCGGCGTACAAGGTCAGCATTGGACTTTGCGTCCCTGTGCTTCTTCTGGTAGTGAATAAGCACTCCTTTGACAGTGCGGTTCCCGTAGTCACAGTGCTGACAGAAGAAAAGCATCTCTGCTTCTCCTTTCTCCGTGACAACTCTAGCGTGAGAATTGCTGGACCCATCAAATCCGTTGCTGTTGAACTGTTTGAGAAACTGCTTTGGGGGTGCAATCTGAAGCTCATCCATTAGTTTCATCAACCCAGAGGTGGGAGCGGCGTGTTTGATGTATTTCGCAGTCACCTTTATTTCTGGATGTCTCTTTTGATAATGGACAAGAACACCCACTACAGAGCGGTTGCTGTACACACAATGTTTACAGTAGTAGATCTCCTCATCTGTACCAAATGGCATGGCGGCGCTTGGCGACTTAGCAGGGGTTGGTATATTGACGTTGTAAGAAGAGTTGCCTGCTGACTGTGGCCTATCGACTGTGATAACTCGCATGGTTTTCTGAATGCGGAAATATGAGGCCTTTTGCTCTGGGTGCTTTTTCTGATAGTGAACCAATACAGAGTGCATGTTAGGGCTAGCAAAGGAGCATATGTCACAGTCATAGACCACAACATTACCAACCTCTTTCAGGGCCTCTGTCTCAGAGCTTGAATCTTGAGTCTTTGCAACACTTTTGAGCACAGGACTGGACGAGGACTTGGGCGTGGAAGTGGAGGAGCTACAGGTGAAACTCTTGGGACCAGAATTTAAAATTTCTCTCAGCGTTTGAGATTCTGCTCCCTTGTGCTGCTGTTCCACCATGTAACTCGAGAAGATCATAGCGTTGTTTATTTTCACCTCAGGGTGCATTCTTTGGTAATGGGGCATCAAGCTTCTGACGTTTGGACTTGTGTACGAACAAAAGCGGCACATGTACACCAAATCTGGCTGGTTGAAGTTCAGCACATTGCTGGCTTCTGGGTGGTGATCCATGTAGTGCTCATGAAGGTTGTTGAAGTTGGTGTATTCGATGAAGCACTCCAGACAACGAAATACGGCACTTTGGTCCTCAGGGTCGAGGATGTATCTAAAGCTAAACTTAATGTAGGGGTGCATTCTCTGGTAGTGGGTGCTCACACTGCGGGCTGACTTGTTATGGTAGTCACAGTGCTTGCAATAGAATCGTGCCATCCCTGAGTCCTCTGTATAGTCGAGGTTCTCCTGGAAAGAAGTGTCCCGGCTGTCTTGGCTGCTCTGGTCTTGGAGATCCGCTTTAAGATCAACAGACTCCTTGTCCTCATCATCAGAGAGTGTCATTGCAATGGGAATGTTTCTTAGCTTTGACGTGAGGGTTCTTTTTCTTTTACCCACCCGGCCTTCGTAAAGCTTGTTGTAAACGTAGCCATGATTTTTACTCTCACTGTTGTTCTCCTCCTTGTCTCTGCCTGCATCTTCATTCACGTTGAGCTCTCCTTCCTCTTCATCATCCATTTCTTCCAGATTAATCACCAGATCCTCCTGTTGCTGACTGATCTTGCTCTGAAGGTTGTTGGCAATGTCATCAATCCTAGTTCTCTTCTTGACTGGGGACAGATCCAAAGGTAGATCATTGATGGACTTCCTTGCAGTTTTCCCAGTTAAGTGCTTTTTGGATCCAAGTCCTAGAATTGAAGTCTGTGTTTTTTGTACCTGGCTCGGAGAACTGGAGAATGTTTCCAATTCCGAGTCCTGTTGCTCATTTGTAGAGCCCTCCAAGCTGGCAGCTTGCATGTCGTCACAGTAGGAGTGCTTGTGTTGCTGGTGAACTCGCAGCCCTTTCAGCGTGGTTGTCGAGAAGCTACAGAGTGTACAGCGGTGAGGATTTTGCTGGTTTAGATCATTGCCCACATTACTTTGCTTTTTCCCATTGACTTTGGAAGCAGCAACGTTTCCTCCGTTCACTGATTCTGGTGTCTCGTTATTCTGAGGACCTGGGCTTTCACTGGTCAGGTCCATGGTGTCCCAGTCTGAGGAGTGACTTTGCTTGTGCGTGCCTAACTTGAGAGGGCTGGTGCAGATAAAGGGGCACTCATCACACTTGTATACCGTCGTCTTCCCAGATAGGTGTATGTTCTCAATGTGACGGGAGATGCTTCTGCGATGCATGGTGAGGAAAGAGCAGAAAGGACACTGGAACCTGTTCATGTACCTCCTGAATGGTATCCCTTTAGTCTCCAGCATCTTGTTATCCTCTTCGGACAGAAGCTGCTTGGCAGAATCCCCAGTTGACAAGGGGCCGGTGTAATTGGGACCATCCTCATCACCCAGTTCCTCGTCATCTTCCTCAGAGGTGCTCCTGGAGTCGTCAAGCATGCTTAAATCCATCTCCATGGCAGAGTTGGAAACATCGGACATGACGAAGGTGGACCTGTCAGACAAAATGGAGGATCCCGTGCTGTTGGGCGCTACCGATTGAATCTGTGAATACTGATAGGGTGATATCCCAGAGGCAGGCTTGTTGAGCTTGAAAACTGAGGAGTTGACTACAGAGGAGCCTTCATTACCACTCAGGTCTTTGAAAACCATTTTGGAGTTAGGAGGGCTTCTTGGGGAGGAGGGGGAATCAGATTTAGAAGAGCCTGcgcttccttctccttctccacccGGCTGGATGGTTGAGATAATTTTCCCCATGTTGCGGTGCTTTTTCATCATGTTGTCACACCACTCTCTTCGAAGCGCTTGGTTTCCCCTTGACTTCCCCAGAGGTTTAACCATGGACTCCAGGATACCACGCTCTACCACATCCTCTGCTAGTTCCTCACTGGGTTCGTCGGACGATAATGCCTCAGGGTCATCGACAGCCTCAGACAGAGATTCTGGGGGGTCCAGATTTCCTTTATGATACATCTTCTGGTGCTTCAGGATCCTGGCTTTGCGTGGAGACTTGTATGTACAATACTGGCAGGAGAACACTTTCCCAAGACTGTCATGGATAACGATGTTATAGTTGGACTGTTTGGACGTATGGGAGGCAGGTGAGCTCCCGCCACTTAGTGAGGTTCCATGTACCTTCTTGGTGTGTTCAGACAACAGAGATTTTGATCTGAAGTAACGAACACAGATTTTGCACTGGAATAACTGGTTTGCAGTTTTGTTAGGATGGTTTGCTGACTTGCTGTATGGCATTTGGTTCAAACTTGAAAAGTCTGTTTCAAAGGAGTGGCCAATGGggaaaaaatagaaaaaatagaTGTTAAAGCAGTCTTTCCTTAAATATCAATATCAATGTTAATATACTGTAAATATTAGAACGTATTCATACCCCtagacttattctacattttgttgtgttacagcctgaattcaaaatggattaaatcgattattttcctcatccatctacacacaataccccataatgacaaagtaaaaacatgtttttggaaatattttacagaaatatctcatttacataagaattcacaccCCTCAGTCaataatttgttgaagcacctttggcatagattacagctgtgagtcttactgggtgagtctctaagagctttcacgcctggattgtacaacatttgcacaTGATTCTTttccaaaattcttcaagctctgtcaaattggttgttgatcgatgctagacaaccattttcaggtcttgccgtaGATTTAGAGTCCAAACTGTGACTCGGacgctcaggaacattcactgtcttctcggTAAGCAACTCCATTGTTGATttgccttgtgtttaaggttattgtcctgctaaaatgTGAATGAATCTCCCTGTgtatggtggaaagcagactgaaccagattttgtGCTTAGTGcctttctgtttctttttatcttgaaaaactactaagtattgactcaggggtgtgaaaacttacagtaccagtcaaaagtttgaacacacctactaattcaagtatttttctttatttttactattttacacattgcagaataatagtgaagacatcaaaactatgaaataacacatatggaatcatgtagtaaccaaaaaagtgttaaacaaatcaaagtatgttttatatttgagattcttcaaagtagccaccctttgccttgatgacagctttgcacactctgggcattctctcaaccagcttcatgaggaatgcttttccaacagtcttgaaggagttcccacatatgctgagcacttgttggctgcttttccttcactctgcggttcaactcatcccaaacaatctcatttggtttgaggtcaggtgattgtggaggccaggtcatcttatgcagcactccatcactctccttcttgatcaaatagcccttaaacaacttggaggtgtgttgggtcattgtcctgttgaaaaacaaatgataggatgacgtatcactgcagaatgctgtggtagccatgctggttaagtgtgccttgaattctaaatagatcacagacagtgtcaccagcaaagcacccccacatctcCTCCCCCGTGCTTTaggatgggaaccacacatgcggagatcatccgttcacctactctgcgtctcacaaagacacggcggttggaaccaaaaatctcaaatttggactcatcaaaccaaaggacaaacttccaccggtctaatgcccattgctcatgtttcttggctcaaccaagtctcttcctcttattgttgtcctttagtagtggtttcttggcagcaattcgaccatgaagaactgattcacgcagtctcctctgaacagttgatgttgagatgtgtctgttacttgaactctgtgaagcatttattttggctgcaatctgaggtgcagttaactctaatgaacttcagcagatgtaactctgggtcttcctttcctgtggcggtcctcttgagagccagtttcatcatagcacttgatggttgactggccttcatgtcttaaagaaatgatggactgtcgtttcactttgtttatttgagctgttcttgacataatatggacttggtcttttaccaaatagggctatcttctatccacccctaccttgtcacaacataactgattggctcaaacgcattaagaaggaaagaacttccacaaattaactttaaacaaggcacacctgttaattgaaatccaatccaggtgactacctcatgaagctggttgagagaatgccaagagtgtgcaaagctgtcatcaaggcaaagggtgactactttgaagaattagtttaacacttttttggttactacatgattccatatgtgttatgtcatagttttgatgtcttcactattattctacaatgtagaaaatagtcaaaataaagaaaaacctggaatgagtaggtgtgtccaaactttgtactggtactgtatgtaaattagatatttctgtatttcattttcaatacatttgctaaaatgtttaaaaacatgttttcactttgtcattatggggtgttgtgtgtagatgggtgagaaaataaaTCTAATTAATCCATTtttaaatcaggctgtaaca is a genomic window of Salvelinus alpinus chromosome 18, SLU_Salpinus.1, whole genome shotgun sequence containing:
- the LOC139543593 gene encoding zinc finger protein 462-like isoform X1 — its product is MEVLQCDGCDFRAESSDDLKAHIRDVHTAFLQPTDVGDGEGGGSPCQSRSDSLNSPSQTEGEEEEQNKSPQTETDFSSLNQMPYSKSANHPNKTANQLFQCKICVRYFRSKSLLSEHTKKVHGTSLSGGSSPASHTSKQSNYNIVIHDSLGKVFSCQYCTYKSPRKARILKHQKMYHKGNLDPPESLSEAVDDPEALSSDEPSEELAEDVVERGILESMVKPLGKSRGNQALRREWCDNMMKKHRNMGKIISTIQPGGEGEGSAGSSKSDSPSSPRSPPNSKMVFKDLSGNEGSSVVNSSVFKLNKPASGISPYQYSQIQSVAPNSTGSSILSDRSTFVMSDVSNSAMEMDLSMLDDSRSTSEEDDEELGDEDGPNYTGPLSTGDSAKQLLSEEDNKMLETKGIPFRRYMNRFQCPFCSFLTMHRRSISRHIENIHLSGKTTVYKCDECPFICTSPLKLGTHKQSHSSDWDTMDLTSESPGPQNNETPESVNGGNVAASKVNGKKQSNVGNDLNQQNPHRCTLCSFSTTTLKGLRVHQQHKHSYCDDMQAASLEGSTNEQQDSELETFSSSPSQVQKTQTSILGLGSKKHLTGKTARKSINDLPLDLSPVKKRTRIDDIANNLQSKISQQQEDLVINLEEMDDEEEGELNVNEDAGRDKEENNSESKNHGYVYNKLYEGRVGKRKRTLTSKLRNIPIAMTLSDDEDKESVDLKADLQDQSSQDSRDTSFQENLDYTEDSGMARFYCKHCDYHNKSARSVSTHYQRMHPYIKFSFRYILDPEDQSAVFRCLECFIEYTNFNNLHEHYMDHHPEASNVLNFNQPDLVYMCRFCSYTSPNVRSLMPHYQRMHPEVKINNAMIFSSYMVEQQHKGAESQTLREILNSGPKSFTCSSSTSTPKSSSSPVLKSVAKTQDSSSETEALKEVGNVVVYDCDICSFASPNMHSVLVHYQKKHPEQKASYFRIQKTMRVITVDRPQSAGNSSYNVNIPTPAKSPSAAMPFGTDEEIYYCKHCVYSNRSVVGVLVHYQKRHPEIKVTAKYIKHAAPTSGLMKLMDELQIAPPKQFLKQFNSNGFDGSSNSHARVVTEKGEAEMLFFCQHCDYGNRTVKGVLIHYQKKHRDAKSNADLVRRHTAVVRSQRERAQMGQSGTAASAIAPAAPTETEASSGCLRSLKCRHCSYTSPYVYALKKHLKKDHPTVKATAMTILHWAYQDGILEAGYHCEWCIYSHAEPNGLLMHYQRRHPEHNVDYTYMASKLWAGPDTTASQPGGNAGDSKHYQCRDCAFEACSIWDITNHYQAVHPWAVKGDESVLLDIIKGPRSQEKVHPSMAKGPPFTFLPTTHDEGPLDIPNSPQEHQHHQYHPRLSHTSNSISNNPYQCTVCLSEYNSLHGLLTHYGKKHPGMKVKAADFAQEADINPSSVYKCRHCPYVNSRIHGVLTHYQKRHPLVKVTAEDFADDIEQVKDITEVDDKCKTQRQGYGAYRCKMCPYTHGTLEKLKIHYEKYHNQPASDMFKPSLVPYSTVKDEVVAECSATSVSSEVQEVSEFKLALTQFPINKGETHAVFRCQLCKYFCSTRKGIARHYRIKHNNVRAQPEGKNNVFKCALCSYTNPIRKGLAAHYQKRHDIDAYYTHCLAASKTLTEKPSKVVVPVASEAEGSELSEELRLAVERRECSLCAFQAFSRKSIVSHYIKRHPGVFPKRQHTSKLGRYFTVLYAKEPEHVEEVTEVVEVEPKPEPEGEVAEWLPFKCLKCFQLFSTVRLLSMHYNDHHSGKDHKQDFVIHPSLTEDGMETELYQCSHCELKFLGLPLLSTHLMNHNEEFQKRAMRQERRKQLLSKQKSSEPPETKPEKLVSDADKAPIGYRCNFCVEVHPTLRAICNHLRKHVQYGEVKEGHVKQEVADVPLSTIPAESGLTNGEVEEVTDVSTVAAAMCPVVTGAAVATETAEMAVGMSPVVGPAVLPVEQVKERLTGGHPCAQCDRVFMSMQGLRSHERSHSAMAMFTREDKHSCQYCQFVSPFRHNLDKHVQSHHRHHKPFRCKLCPFKSAYLSRLKSHLHKAHPGENTYKCLSCPFSSMTISQLKEHSLRDHGQALTLPKLRAGTTTHTQVPQAGHAPQIRPFRLGSDPHQTPPTSDLDDAGYLHETADVRRQISHYQVASRSHVTSSSPTARPQAASSDTRPDGILTCEFCEFSSGYMQSLRRHYRDRHGGKKLFKCKDCSFFTCSKSTFTMHVEAGHTVVPEEGPKDLRCPLCLYHTKYKSNMIDHVVLHREERVVPLEVSRYTLSRHLAGGVFRCHKCTFTCSSDQSLQRHVTEHNETKPYQCQLCYYDSRQRYQLETHLRDEHKVIRNFELMGQVNLDRLDAIKERNSSAGEEEEREEDGLGAMEEEIVEDEVEMEESIDEELEQKEEEEENRIEEEEAEKPAPKDVPVVSPSSSSVTASAEKRFPCEFCGRCFTNSIEWERHVLRHGMTVTNSRTDTSTNPAIDASASALPSIGSSTIGTMTDRGVDLSSNGMEVEKEYASDLLQSSNNLNEEDNKEMLETKK